Proteins encoded by one window of Vigna radiata var. radiata cultivar VC1973A chromosome 5, Vradiata_ver6, whole genome shotgun sequence:
- the LOC106761501 gene encoding transcription factor MYB114: METKKCCEKEGAWSSDEDEILLNYVQLTGEGNWTDLPQRAGLKRCGESCKHRWLNYLKQTIPGDNFSWDEQELIIKLHKLLGNRWSMIAGRLPGRSEDEIKKYWNTYLSKKVEEKKNVRRSSSMSSVESPWLSENEHAMNSMESPNPVIVRPKVFRLTKPLVTRLVGT, encoded by the exons ATGGAAACCAAGAAGTGCTGTGAAAAAGAAGGAGCATGGTCTTCTGACGAAGACGAAATCCTCTTGAACTATGTTCAACTCACTGGAGAAGGAAATTGGACGGACCTTCCCCAAAGAGCtg GGTTGAAACGATGTGGTGAGAGTTGCAAACATCGATGGCTGAACTATCTCAAGCAAACCATCCCCGGAGACAACTTTTCTTGGGATGAACAAGAACTCATTATCAAACTGCATAAACTCTTGGGGAATAG ATGGTCAATGATTGCAGGAAGATTACCAGGACGCAGTGAAGACGAGATAAAGAAGTACTGGAATACGTATTTGAGCAAGAAggtagaagaaaagaagaatgtgAGAAGAAGTAGTAGCATGTCTAGTGTTGAATCTCCATGGTTGTCTGAAAATGAGCATGCTATGAATTCCATGGAGTCTCCAAACCCTGTCATAGTTAGACCTAAAGTTTTTAGGTTAACCAAGCCTCTCGTGACAAGACTCGTAGGTACCTAA